One window of Peteryoungia desertarenae genomic DNA carries:
- a CDS encoding GH1 family beta-glucosidase translates to MIDPKTLASRFPGDFLFGVATASFQIEGASKADGRKPSIWDAFSNMPGRVFGRHNGDMACDHYNRWESDLDLIKEMGVAGYRFSIAWPRIIPEGTGPINEKGLDFYDRLVDGLKARGIKAYATLYHWDLPLSLMGDGGWTARSTAQAFQRYTRVVMERLGDRLDAVATFNEPWCSVWLSHLYGVHAPGERSMDAALHALHYTNLAHGLSVQAIREVAPNVPVGLVLNAHETLPGSDSAEDRAAAERAHQFHNGVFFDPVFKGQYPAEFLSALGHRMPKIEEGDLAIISQKLDWWGLNYYTPMRVADDPTPGAEFPATVGAPPISKVKTDIGWEVYAPALKSLVERLYARYDLPVCYITENGACYNMEVEGGEVEDQPRLDYYAEHLDKVADLIAEGYPMQGYFAWSLMDNFEWAEGYRMRFGLVHVDYDTQVRTIKKSGKWYRDLASEFPKGNHGQAL, encoded by the coding sequence ATGATCGACCCCAAGACTCTCGCTTCGCGCTTTCCCGGTGATTTCCTTTTCGGTGTGGCCACCGCCTCCTTCCAGATCGAAGGGGCCTCGAAGGCCGATGGCCGCAAACCTTCGATCTGGGATGCGTTTTCCAACATGCCGGGCCGGGTCTTCGGGCGGCACAATGGCGATATGGCCTGCGATCATTACAACCGCTGGGAAAGCGATCTCGACCTGATCAAGGAGATGGGCGTTGCCGGCTATCGCTTCTCGATTGCCTGGCCGCGCATCATCCCCGAGGGAACCGGCCCGATCAACGAGAAGGGTCTCGATTTCTACGACAGACTGGTCGACGGGCTGAAGGCACGCGGCATCAAGGCCTATGCGACGCTGTACCACTGGGATCTGCCGCTTTCCCTTATGGGCGATGGCGGCTGGACGGCGCGCTCCACGGCGCAGGCCTTCCAGCGCTACACCCGCGTGGTGATGGAGCGACTCGGCGACCGGCTGGATGCTGTCGCGACCTTCAACGAGCCCTGGTGCTCGGTCTGGCTCAGCCATCTCTACGGTGTGCATGCGCCGGGCGAGCGCAGCATGGATGCGGCCCTTCATGCGCTGCATTACACGAACCTTGCGCATGGTCTGTCGGTTCAGGCGATCCGCGAAGTGGCGCCCAATGTCCCTGTCGGTCTGGTGCTGAATGCGCATGAGACGCTGCCGGGTTCCGACAGCGCTGAAGACCGTGCCGCGGCCGAGCGGGCGCATCAGTTCCACAACGGTGTCTTCTTCGATCCGGTGTTCAAGGGGCAGTACCCCGCCGAGTTTCTTTCGGCGCTCGGCCATCGCATGCCGAAAATCGAGGAGGGCGATCTCGCCATCATCAGCCAGAAGCTCGACTGGTGGGGTCTCAACTACTACACGCCGATGCGCGTGGCCGACGATCCGACGCCGGGTGCCGAATTCCCCGCCACAGTGGGCGCGCCGCCAATCTCCAAGGTCAAGACCGATATCGGCTGGGAGGTCTATGCGCCTGCCCTGAAGTCGCTCGTCGAGCGGCTCTATGCCCGCTACGATCTGCCGGTCTGCTACATCACCGAGAACGGCGCCTGCTACAACATGGAGGTCGAGGGCGGTGAAGTCGAGGACCAGCCACGGCTGGACTACTATGCCGAACATCTCGACAAGGTCGCCGATCTGATCGCCGAGGGCTATCCGATGCAGGGATATTTCGCCTGGTCGCTGATGGACAATTTCGAATGGGCCGAGGGCTACAGGATGCGCTTCGGCCTCGTGCATGTCGATTACGACACCCAGGTCCGCACCATCAAGAAGAGCGGCAAGTGGTATCGCGATCTGGCCTCGGAATTCCCCAAGGGCAATCATGGACAGGCGCTCTGA
- the greA gene encoding transcription elongation factor GreA, producing the protein MSVAFTKEESSETAAETHLPDRPISPHPNLVTAEGLKRLEVQAEEARVAYLAAQAVEDINERRRQSAVPYRDLKYLTERIRTAQVIPPPQSNAVVAFGSTVTFERDDGRVQTYRIVGEDEADPKTGSISFVSPVASRLMGKAVGDVVTVGDQELEITAIG; encoded by the coding sequence ATGAGTGTCGCCTTCACCAAGGAAGAGAGTTCGGAAACCGCAGCAGAAACCCATCTGCCGGACCGCCCGATCTCGCCCCATCCGAACCTCGTGACGGCGGAAGGCTTGAAGCGTCTCGAAGTCCAGGCGGAAGAGGCGCGCGTCGCCTATCTGGCAGCACAAGCGGTCGAGGACATCAACGAACGCCGCCGCCAGTCGGCAGTACCCTATCGTGACCTCAAATATCTGACGGAGCGCATCCGCACCGCCCAGGTCATCCCGCCCCCGCAGAGCAATGCTGTGGTCGCCTTTGGCAGCACGGTCACCTTCGAGCGCGACGATGGTCGCGTCCAGACCTACCGCATCGTCGGGGAAGATGAGGCCGACCCCAAGACGGGTTCGATATCGTTTGTCTCGCCGGTGGCCAGCCGGTTGATGGGCAAGGCCGTGGGCGATGTGGTGACGGTCGGCGATCAGGAATTGGAGATTACCGCGATCGGGTGA
- the xylA gene encoding xylose isomerase, with protein MSTGFFGNIQKIKYEGPDSTNPLAFRHYNPDEVVLGKRMEDHLRFAIAYWHTFVWPGTDPFGGNTFERPWFKDTMDAAKMKADVAFEFFQLLGTPYYCFHDADVRPEGNSFAENTKNLNEIVDYFAKKQEETGVKLLWGTANLFSHRRYMSGAATNPDPDVFAFAAATVKTCIDATKRLGGENYVLWGGREGYETLLNTDLKKEMDQMGRFLNLVVEYKHRIGFKGTILIEPKPQEPSKHQYDYDVATVYGFLKAYGLEKEVKVNIEQGHAILAGHSFEHELALANALGIFGSIDMNRNDYQSGWDTDQFPNNVPEMALAYYQVLSGGGFTTGGTNFDAKLRRQSLDAEDLLIGHIGGMDCCARGLKAAAKMIEDKALSAPLNSRYAGWDKAENQKMLRGEESLDAIAARVEAQNVNPQPVSGKQELLENVVNRYV; from the coding sequence ATGTCGACAGGCTTTTTCGGCAATATCCAGAAGATCAAATATGAAGGTCCAGACAGCACCAATCCGCTGGCCTTCCGCCACTACAACCCGGACGAAGTCGTCCTCGGCAAGCGCATGGAAGACCATCTGCGCTTTGCGATTGCCTATTGGCACACCTTTGTCTGGCCGGGCACGGACCCGTTCGGCGGCAATACCTTCGAACGTCCCTGGTTCAAGGACACGATGGATGCGGCGAAGATGAAGGCGGATGTGGCCTTCGAATTCTTCCAGCTGCTCGGCACGCCCTATTACTGCTTCCACGATGCCGATGTTCGCCCCGAGGGCAACAGCTTCGCTGAGAACACCAAGAACCTGAACGAGATCGTCGACTACTTCGCCAAGAAGCAGGAAGAGACCGGCGTCAAACTGCTCTGGGGTACCGCCAACCTCTTCTCGCATCGCCGTTACATGTCGGGTGCCGCCACCAATCCGGATCCGGATGTCTTTGCCTTTGCAGCTGCAACCGTGAAGACCTGCATCGACGCGACCAAGCGTCTGGGCGGCGAGAATTACGTTCTGTGGGGCGGCCGCGAAGGCTATGAGACGCTGCTCAACACCGACCTCAAGAAGGAAATGGACCAGATGGGCCGCTTCCTCAACCTCGTCGTCGAATACAAGCACAGAATAGGCTTCAAGGGCACGATCCTGATCGAGCCGAAGCCGCAGGAGCCGTCGAAGCATCAGTATGACTATGACGTCGCGACCGTCTATGGCTTCCTCAAGGCCTATGGCCTTGAGAAGGAAGTGAAGGTCAATATCGAGCAGGGCCATGCGATCCTCGCCGGCCACTCCTTCGAGCACGAGCTGGCGCTCGCAAACGCTCTGGGGATTTTCGGCTCCATCGACATGAACCGCAACGACTACCAGTCCGGCTGGGATACCGACCAGTTCCCGAACAATGTGCCGGAAATGGCGCTGGCCTATTACCAGGTCCTGTCCGGCGGCGGCTTCACCACCGGCGGCACCAATTTCGACGCCAAGCTGCGCCGCCAGTCGCTGGACGCCGAAGACCTGCTGATCGGCCATATCGGCGGCATGGATTGCTGCGCCCGTGGTCTGAAGGCAGCTGCCAAGATGATCGAGGACAAGGCGCTCTCGGCTCCGCTCAACAGCCGTTATGCAGGCTGGGACAAGGCCGAGAACCAGAAGATGCTGCGCGGCGAGGAAAGCCTCGATGCGATTGCAGCCCGCGTCGAAGCCCAGAACGTCAACCCGCAGCCGGTTTCCGGCAAGCAGGAACTCCTCGAAAACGTGGTCAACCGCTACGTTTGA
- the xylB gene encoding xylulokinase has protein sequence MYLGLDLGTSSVKAMLIDGDQKVVGVGHAALTVQRPHPGWSEQAPGDWLRATEEAVAALKASHPKELAAVKGIGLSGHMHGATLIDAKDQVLRPCILWNDTRSHAEAASLDADPRFRALTGNIVFPGFTAPKLAWVKNNEPDTFAKVAKVLLPKDFLRLWLTGEYLSDMSDSAGTSWLDTGKRAWSSELLEATGLTVEQMPGLVEGTDRAGMLRAELAEKWGLGSNVVVAGGAGDNAASACGMGTVKEGQAFVSLGTSGVLFAANASYLPKPESAVHAFCHALPRTWHQMGVILSATDALNWHSTVTGKSAGELTGELGDVLKAPTGVTFLPYLSGERTPHNDAKIRGAFIGLGHESDRAVLTQAVLEGVTFAIRDSLEALKSAGTKISRVTAIGGGSRSRYWLSSIATALDMPVDIPADGDFGAAFGAARLGLIAATGADPLSVCTAPETAETVEPVKALSSAYEAAYGRYRAVYPAIRSLS, from the coding sequence ATGTATCTCGGATTGGATCTCGGCACATCGAGCGTCAAGGCCATGCTGATCGACGGCGACCAAAAGGTGGTCGGCGTTGGTCATGCCGCGCTCACCGTGCAGCGGCCGCATCCCGGCTGGTCGGAGCAGGCCCCGGGCGACTGGCTCAGGGCGACGGAAGAGGCGGTTGCGGCACTGAAGGCCTCGCATCCGAAGGAACTTGCCGCCGTCAAAGGCATCGGTCTTTCCGGCCATATGCATGGCGCGACGCTGATCGACGCCAAGGACCAGGTGCTGCGGCCCTGCATTCTCTGGAACGACACGCGCAGCCATGCGGAAGCCGCAAGCCTCGATGCCGATCCGCGCTTCCGGGCTTTGACCGGCAACATCGTCTTCCCGGGCTTTACTGCGCCGAAGCTTGCCTGGGTGAAGAATAACGAGCCGGATACCTTCGCGAAGGTCGCCAAGGTGCTCTTGCCCAAGGATTTCCTGCGGCTCTGGCTGACCGGTGAATATCTCTCCGACATGTCGGACTCGGCCGGCACCAGCTGGCTCGATACGGGCAAGCGCGCCTGGTCGAGCGAATTGCTGGAGGCCACGGGTCTGACCGTCGAGCAGATGCCGGGCCTCGTCGAAGGCACGGATCGTGCGGGTATGCTACGCGCCGAGCTTGCGGAAAAATGGGGTCTTGGTTCGAATGTTGTCGTGGCCGGCGGGGCAGGGGACAATGCAGCCTCTGCCTGCGGCATGGGCACGGTCAAGGAAGGTCAGGCTTTCGTCTCGCTGGGGACGTCGGGTGTGCTCTTCGCAGCCAACGCCTCCTATCTGCCGAAGCCGGAAAGTGCCGTGCATGCCTTCTGCCATGCGCTGCCCAGGACCTGGCACCAGATGGGCGTCATCCTCTCGGCAACCGATGCGCTCAACTGGCATTCGACCGTGACCGGCAAGTCTGCGGGAGAACTGACCGGCGAACTCGGCGATGTGCTGAAGGCGCCGACCGGCGTCACGTTCCTTCCCTATCTCTCCGGCGAACGCACGCCACACAACGATGCGAAGATCCGGGGTGCCTTTATCGGCCTCGGTCATGAGAGCGATCGTGCCGTCCTGACCCAAGCCGTATTGGAAGGCGTCACCTTCGCCATCCGCGACAGCCTCGAAGCGCTGAAGTCGGCAGGCACGAAGATCTCCCGCGTTACGGCCATCGGCGGCGGCTCGCGCTCGCGCTACTGGCTGTCCTCGATCGCCACCGCGCTCGATATGCCGGTTGATATTCCGGCCGACGGCGATTTCGGCGCGGCCTTCGGGGCCGCCCGTCTGGGTCTGATCGCGGCGACAGGCGCCGATCCGCTGTCGGTCTGCACGGCGCCGGAGACGGCGGAGACGGTCGAGCCGGTGAAGGCGCTCAGCTCTGCTTACGAGGCAGCCTATGGCCGCTACCGAGCGGTTTATCCGGCGATCCGCTCCCTCAGCTGA
- a CDS encoding LacI family DNA-binding transcriptional regulator, with translation MKPTVHDIASRAGVSLATVDRVLNRRPGVSARTREKVDQAVSELGFVRDVAAANLAKGRVYPLTFIIPSNDNSFMRGLRLALEEARARAGVERIAIQLVDVPAFDAAALAAALKDAAAEEPAGIAFVAVDAPDVTEVAAEISQSGIPLVTLVSDLSGAARDHYAGIDNAAAGRTAASLLGRFAGGRAGKVAVLAGSMLVRDHRERCDAFAAAIAREFSSLALLPVLEGRDDPDVVERLVADLFAGRDDIVALYSLGAGNRGLVRALRRLPAGRRPVVVAHELTETMREALTAGLIDAVLNQDAGHEVRSAIRVLKAKADGLPVVADQERIRIDIFLKDNLP, from the coding sequence ATGAAGCCGACCGTCCACGATATTGCGAGCCGCGCGGGCGTCAGCCTTGCCACCGTCGACCGCGTCTTGAACCGGCGGCCGGGGGTCAGCGCGCGGACGCGAGAAAAGGTCGATCAGGCTGTCAGCGAGCTTGGTTTCGTCCGCGATGTGGCAGCTGCAAACCTCGCCAAGGGCCGCGTTTATCCGCTGACCTTCATCATTCCCTCGAACGACAATTCCTTCATGCGCGGCCTGCGGCTCGCCCTCGAAGAGGCCCGTGCGCGGGCGGGTGTCGAGCGCATCGCGATCCAACTGGTGGACGTGCCCGCTTTCGATGCTGCAGCGCTTGCCGCAGCGTTGAAAGACGCAGCGGCCGAAGAGCCGGCCGGTATCGCCTTCGTGGCTGTTGATGCTCCTGACGTGACCGAGGTCGCGGCAGAGATTTCACAGAGCGGCATTCCGCTGGTGACGCTGGTGTCTGATCTCTCCGGGGCGGCACGCGACCACTATGCCGGGATCGACAATGCGGCGGCGGGACGGACGGCTGCCAGCCTGCTTGGACGTTTCGCCGGAGGGCGTGCCGGCAAGGTGGCCGTGCTTGCCGGCTCCATGCTGGTGCGTGACCACCGCGAACGCTGCGATGCCTTCGCGGCTGCAATCGCCAGGGAATTCTCGTCGCTTGCCTTGCTGCCCGTTCTGGAGGGGAGGGACGATCCTGATGTCGTCGAGCGGCTGGTCGCAGACTTGTTCGCCGGTCGGGACGACATCGTGGCCCTTTACAGTCTCGGGGCGGGCAACCGCGGACTAGTGCGGGCGCTGCGGCGTCTGCCTGCTGGCCGCCGTCCCGTTGTCGTCGCGCACGAGTTGACGGAGACCATGCGCGAGGCCCTGACGGCCGGGCTGATCGACGCGGTGCTCAACCAGGATGCCGGCCATGAAGTGCGCAGTGCCATCCGCGTGCTGAAAGCCAAGGCCGATGGGCTGCCGGTCGTGGCAGACCAGGAGCGCATACGGATCGACATATTCTTGAAGGACAATCTGCCCTGA